From Watersipora subatra chromosome 2, tzWatSuba1.1, whole genome shotgun sequence, one genomic window encodes:
- the LOC137388332 gene encoding zinc finger BED domain-containing protein 5-like — translation MQEGQGNHNTWPMMNDPSSQSQHECEEITSNEDVAEAPEFAINKVANIKRHYTQNHPDYDGRLPLGTARRQEQLDRLTRQANGQMAIMRGATSLQQRTATAGYEACYKIAKVMAPYSHSELFKKCMVSAVQALYPEKLNIQQAVQSVPLSRITCARRIEAIANHVTEGVIYNLNRCKSFSVAVDESTDINDVAQLSVFLPYYLNSKFSEDLAAVIPLTERMTGENIYQAFKAYMDSHKVSMHKIISVATDGAPVMVSDSQYDELLVHKNVRWLSKDRALQRVWTVRQHIEKFLSEIGGDATE, via the exons ATGCAAGAAGGCCAGGGTAACCATAATACCTGGCCAATGATGAACGACCCGTCAAGCCAATCTCAACATGAATGTGAAGAAATAACGTCTAATGAAGATGTTGCGGAAGCTCCCGAAT TCGCTATAAACAAGGTAGCAAATATCAAAAGGCATTACACTCAAAACCATCCTGACTATGACGGAAGACTTCCTCTAGGGACAGCTAGGAGGCAGGAACAGCTTGATAGATTAACAAGGCAGGCTAATGGACAAATGGCTATAATGAGGGGAGCTACAAGCTTGCAACAAAGAACAGCTACTGCTGGTTATGAAGCTTGTTATAAAATTGCCAAAGTGATGGCTCCATACAGCCACAGTGAACTGTTCAAAAAATGCATGGTTTCAGCCGTTCAAGCGCTCTACCCTGAAAAGCTAAATATTCAGCAAGCTGTTCAGTCAGTACCGCTATCTAGGATCACGTGTGCCCGACGGATAGAAGCTATTGCCAATCATGTGACTGAAGGTGTCATATATAACTTGAACAGGTGTAAATCATTTTCGGTTGCAGTAGATGAGAGCACTGACATAAACGATGTTGCTCAGCTGAGTGTGTTTCTTCCGTATTATCTCAACAGCAAGTTTAGTGAGGACCTCGCAGCAGTTATTCCACTGACAGAACGTATGACTGGAGAAAATATCTATCAGGCATTCAAGGCTTACATGGACTCGCATAAAGTGTCAATGCATAAGATAATTTCTGTAGCAACAGATGGCGCCCCAGTTATG GTGTCTGATTCTCAGTATGATGAATTGTTAGTACACAAGAATGTCAG ATGGCTGAGTAAGGATAGAGCTTTGCAAAGAGTATGGACTGTAAGACAGCATATTGAGAAGTTTCTTAGTGAGATTGGAGGAGATGCAACAGAATGA